The proteins below are encoded in one region of Paenibacillus albus:
- a CDS encoding phytanoyl-CoA dioxygenase family protein, whose product MLLKLTEQERLTGVPEQETIEIAIEQIKKNGYIGFESVLSPEQIAELKGAFLPMFNEYIERFGYNTGTNRAQMHLPFLQPFINDYMIANSFAMPVIKAVLGEGVRVTYLASDTACPGSDYQNVHSDMPPLFPELGVALPAYSLVLNIPLVDVNAENGPLEVWPGGTHLDPESTKHTSIDGPMLRAAQTMHSEKIHMPAGSIVIRDIRMWHRGTPNVTNENRTNIALIYNNDWYGAGGSIHVPQEAYNEASKEVKSLFRCERIGVPAKMPWEW is encoded by the coding sequence ATGCTACTCAAATTGACAGAACAAGAAAGACTGACAGGTGTACCAGAACAGGAAACAATTGAGATTGCCATTGAGCAAATCAAGAAAAACGGATATATCGGTTTCGAAAGCGTACTCTCCCCTGAGCAAATTGCTGAACTAAAAGGTGCATTCCTTCCGATGTTCAACGAATACATTGAACGTTTCGGCTACAATACAGGTACGAACCGTGCACAGATGCATCTGCCTTTTTTACAACCATTTATTAACGATTACATGATTGCGAATTCATTCGCGATGCCAGTGATCAAGGCTGTTCTTGGCGAAGGTGTTCGCGTTACGTACCTCGCGTCAGATACAGCTTGCCCAGGCTCTGACTATCAGAACGTGCACTCGGATATGCCTCCGCTGTTCCCTGAACTTGGCGTAGCGCTTCCTGCTTACAGCCTTGTCTTGAACATTCCGCTCGTGGATGTCAACGCAGAGAATGGTCCGCTTGAAGTATGGCCTGGCGGTACGCACCTTGATCCGGAGAGCACGAAGCATACGTCGATTGACGGTCCAATGCTGCGCGCCGCGCAAACGATGCATTCGGAGAAAATCCATATGCCGGCTGGCTCGATCGTCATCCGCGACATCCGCATGTGGCACCGCGGCACACCGAACGTAACGAACGAGAACCGCACGAACATCGCGCTGATCTACAACAACGACTGGTACGGTGCTGGCGGCTCGATCCACGTTCCGCAAGAAGCGTACAACGAAGCTTCCAAAGAAGTGAAAAGCCTGTTCCGCTGCGAAAGAATCGGCGTACCGGCGAAAATGCCTTGGGAATGGTAA
- a CDS encoding cache domain-containing sensor histidine kinase: MRSLRSVIFQRIVIVAVVSFLLSGGFTYYYYETILIKQIVHDDQSKLRQTARQLQYMSDDITQFASSLIISNQLQTFYKTYNSADTFDQFLLLQNTFNFLNDYKGLRKEVSSFALVMPSGETFWSESKYDNYFAQRMKEPWYQNYASAGNQTSGFTEPHKIFFGPSTDSKTISYIVKVRNIEKISGSIIGELIVNLDYSDFDSQLSFGSTDLDGLVWMNNAGHVLFQKKPAQGLKVNFAQLLQDAAQLRTSETQHKTQGGYMLVDRMAGNGWKLVSFTSRHSLVDRASIIIYLLGIFTLTSTALILLLMMPAIFRITRPIMQLYHAMNAASSGNLQTSVAIHTGDEIEKLGVGFNRMIDQLRVHLDETIRYEQEKKEMELELLLTQLNPHFVYNTLNAVIYMAQKQGNDDIVRMVSSFIRILQDAVKMGGAQSFIPLREDMALLRDYLAIQSYRYADMFEVEWAIDDAAMDCSIPRNLIQPFVENAIFHGICPKDANGVIRLGATARDGRLIITIADDGIGIEDDQLASIWEEGESRRSPGLRHIGLPNSKQRIEHLFGGLAELRIDSTAGLGTTVTIDLPIQFQDYARRTG; this comes from the coding sequence ATGAGAAGCCTGCGCTCGGTTATCTTTCAGCGGATCGTAATCGTTGCCGTCGTCAGCTTCCTGCTCTCAGGCGGGTTCACCTATTACTATTACGAGACGATTCTCATCAAACAGATCGTTCACGATGATCAATCGAAGCTTCGCCAGACCGCGAGACAGCTGCAGTATATGTCCGATGATATTACACAATTCGCGTCCTCTCTTATCATATCGAATCAGCTGCAAACGTTCTATAAAACTTACAATTCTGCCGATACATTCGACCAATTCCTGCTGCTGCAGAACACCTTTAACTTCCTTAACGATTACAAAGGACTGCGCAAAGAAGTGAGCAGCTTCGCGCTCGTCATGCCAAGCGGCGAAACGTTTTGGAGCGAATCGAAGTACGACAATTATTTCGCCCAGCGGATGAAAGAGCCGTGGTATCAGAACTATGCCAGCGCCGGGAACCAGACGAGCGGCTTCACCGAGCCGCACAAGATTTTCTTCGGACCTTCTACCGATAGCAAAACGATCAGCTACATCGTCAAGGTGCGCAATATCGAGAAAATAAGCGGCAGCATCATTGGCGAGCTCATAGTCAATCTCGATTACAGTGATTTCGATTCGCAGCTTAGCTTCGGCAGCACGGACTTGGACGGGCTCGTCTGGATGAACAACGCGGGCCATGTGCTGTTCCAGAAGAAGCCGGCGCAAGGGCTGAAAGTCAATTTCGCGCAGCTTCTTCAAGATGCCGCTCAGCTTAGGACGAGCGAGACGCAGCATAAGACGCAGGGCGGCTATATGCTCGTTGATCGGATGGCCGGCAACGGGTGGAAGCTTGTCTCCTTCACTTCGCGCCACTCCCTGGTTGATCGGGCGAGCATTATCATCTACTTGCTTGGCATCTTCACACTCACGAGCACCGCGCTCATTCTGCTGCTCATGATGCCGGCGATCTTCCGCATTACGCGGCCGATCATGCAGCTGTATCATGCGATGAATGCTGCCTCAAGCGGCAACTTGCAGACGTCGGTGGCGATTCATACAGGCGATGAGATCGAGAAGCTCGGGGTCGGCTTTAACCGAATGATCGACCAGCTTCGCGTTCATTTGGATGAGACGATCCGCTACGAGCAGGAGAAGAAAGAGATGGAGCTTGAGCTGCTGCTAACCCAGCTGAATCCTCACTTCGTCTACAACACGCTCAATGCGGTGATCTACATGGCACAAAAGCAAGGCAACGACGATATTGTGCGGATGGTCAGCTCGTTCATTCGGATTTTGCAGGATGCGGTGAAGATGGGAGGTGCGCAGTCATTCATTCCACTTCGCGAGGATATGGCGCTGCTGCGCGACTACTTGGCGATTCAGTCTTACCGTTACGCGGACATGTTCGAGGTGGAGTGGGCGATTGACGATGCGGCGATGGATTGCAGCATTCCGCGCAATCTGATTCAGCCGTTCGTGGAGAATGCGATCTTCCACGGTATCTGTCCGAAGGATGCTAACGGCGTGATCCGCCTAGGTGCCACCGCACGCGATGGCAGGCTCATCATTACGATTGCGGATGATGGTATCGGCATTGAGGATGACCAGCTCGCATCCATATGGGAGGAAGGCGAGAGCCGCCGCAGCCCGGGGCTTCGACATATCGGACTGCCGAATTCGAAGCAGCGGATCGAGCATCTATTCGGCGGACTGGCGGAGCTGCGCATCGACAGTACGGCCGGTCTTGGCACGACCGTTACGATTGATTTACCCATCCAGTTCCAGGATTATGCGCGGCGGACCGGCTGA
- a CDS encoding helix-turn-helix domain-containing protein has protein sequence MKIILVDDERIATEHIKSLLDWEAHGFRIAATATNGRTALKLCEDLRPQIMIVDIRMPVMDGLELIRAATERKLGVKFIVMSAYEDFEYARKAISLGSVSSYLIKHEVGSEKLLLEVNKAKEAWETEESQRAVQRSEQLKALVTGTAGAAGAAGSSLAAGSSTQPNGASLLLKPPYAMALFQSDTPFSAVPASTAAVAAAPLPRLTWEQQLTGSAENSGWLLAGAFPLNADQSLALFTLKSAIAAPMRESFHALLQAIRAQLSQTCPASYSICYTCEADERAAASLPASYHKITAALHHAIFIGPQATVCADELPLPQLLPSAQQDMSFSFAHSSLAARMHEVAELLLERSNDSAQIESVVTKLFAPLCEPVWNLRGLYHTVRGLTALINEHRVKRGLLEIDPFDMETYNAAYSIGDIQDRFICLLRELCTAPGEARSLSHKLQKAILFIHTHYRDDISIDAVADAVEISASYLYQLFKRELGRTFLDYLTEHRIHQAKRILRHGDTKMTEVATLVGYRSPQHFSQVFKKLTGTLPHQYRSGDYSR, from the coding sequence ATGAAAATAATTCTGGTTGACGATGAACGTATCGCTACCGAGCATATTAAGAGCCTCCTAGACTGGGAGGCACACGGCTTCCGCATCGCAGCGACAGCAACGAACGGCCGCACTGCCTTGAAATTATGCGAAGACCTTCGCCCGCAAATTATGATTGTCGATATTCGTATGCCCGTTATGGACGGCCTTGAGCTCATCCGCGCCGCAACCGAGCGGAAGCTCGGCGTCAAGTTTATCGTAATGAGCGCCTATGAGGATTTTGAGTATGCCCGCAAGGCGATCTCGCTCGGCAGCGTATCCAGCTATCTCATCAAGCATGAGGTGGGCAGCGAGAAGCTGCTGCTTGAGGTGAACAAAGCGAAGGAAGCATGGGAGACAGAGGAATCCCAGCGTGCCGTTCAACGCAGCGAGCAGCTGAAAGCACTCGTGACCGGAACGGCAGGAGCAGCGGGAGCGGCAGGGTCGTCGCTAGCAGCAGGCAGCAGTACGCAGCCGAATGGCGCTTCCCTGCTGCTGAAGCCTCCCTATGCGATGGCGCTGTTCCAGAGCGACACCCCGTTCTCAGCCGTCCCGGCCTCAACAGCAGCAGTAGCTGCTGCGCCATTGCCACGGCTCACCTGGGAGCAGCAGCTGACCGGCTCAGCCGAGAACAGCGGCTGGCTGCTCGCCGGCGCCTTCCCGCTGAACGCGGATCAATCGCTTGCGCTGTTCACGCTGAAGAGCGCCATCGCTGCGCCGATGCGCGAGTCGTTCCACGCGCTGCTGCAAGCGATCCGCGCGCAGCTGAGCCAGACTTGTCCCGCAAGCTACTCCATCTGCTATACCTGCGAAGCGGATGAACGGGCAGCTGCGTCGCTCCCTGCCTCCTATCACAAAATAACCGCTGCACTGCATCATGCCATCTTCATCGGCCCGCAGGCAACCGTCTGCGCGGATGAGCTTCCACTCCCGCAGCTGCTGCCGTCAGCTCAACAAGATATGAGCTTCAGCTTCGCGCACAGCTCCTTGGCCGCGCGGATGCACGAGGTCGCAGAGCTGCTGCTTGAACGCAGTAATGACTCGGCGCAAATTGAAAGCGTTGTCACAAAGCTGTTCGCGCCGCTTTGCGAGCCGGTCTGGAACTTGCGCGGGCTCTATCATACCGTACGCGGCCTGACCGCCCTTATTAACGAGCACCGCGTGAAGCGCGGTCTGCTCGAAATCGATCCTTTCGACATGGAGACCTACAATGCTGCCTATAGCATAGGGGACATTCAAGACCGGTTCATCTGCCTGCTTCGAGAGCTGTGCACCGCTCCTGGTGAAGCCCGAAGTCTCTCCCATAAGCTGCAAAAAGCCATTCTATTCATCCACACGCATTATCGCGACGATATCAGCATCGACGCTGTCGCCGATGCCGTCGAGATTAGCGCCTCTTACTTGTACCAGCTGTTCAAACGCGAGCTTGGGCGCACGTTTCTCGATTATTTGACCGAGCATCGCATCCACCAAGCGAAGCGCATCCTGCGTCATGGCGATACGAAGATGACCGAGGTGGCGACGCTTGTCGGCTACCGCTCACCGCAGCATTTTAGCCAAGTGTTCAAGAAGCTGACGGGTACGCTGCCCCATCAATACCGAAGTGGGGATTACAGCCGATGA
- a CDS encoding ABC transporter substrate-binding protein, with protein MLEPRWMKRVGAGLSAAMLISLLAGCGGGSGNSSGSNGNTAANDSAGGNAAANNTASDNNAAANVGSSADKTEGEFVLWTWEPEHKTAMDAFHKMYPNIKVKRVNVSAGDVTKKLQTTIASGGELPDVIRIEAGQKAKIFDMNVLENLEDAPYNTDKGLLFDYDINAFSVDGHLVAIPDDMSIAGIAYLKPLAKQYLGTDDPKQLEAMFPDWNAVIEKGKEVVANSGGKVKMFPGLGDVNTVLRGQRSAPFFDGDKMNTPVLKQLLTDLVNFRDSGIVDKLDQWTPAWNATFAQSKYMFAMSPVWMPQYVIGANDKADGRWGLMVPPSGGYITGGSSHGIPKGAKNAALAWKWIQFTSMTQEGATAQKQDGVFTHFKPAYDDPAFTKWTWPSFGDQDIGEKYFKDISATTKAVPENVNDLLLNDVMNIVLQTLSKDNSFGVDQAFDKIKTELKAKAPNITFE; from the coding sequence ATGTTGGAACCGAGATGGATGAAGCGAGTTGGCGCGGGACTGTCCGCAGCCATGCTGATCAGCTTGCTTGCAGGCTGTGGCGGAGGCAGCGGAAACAGCAGCGGCTCGAACGGGAATACAGCGGCAAATGACTCGGCAGGCGGGAATGCGGCAGCAAACAATACGGCTTCAGACAACAACGCCGCAGCTAACGTTGGAAGCAGCGCCGATAAGACGGAAGGCGAATTCGTCCTGTGGACGTGGGAGCCGGAGCACAAGACGGCAATGGATGCTTTTCACAAGATGTATCCGAATATTAAGGTGAAACGCGTCAACGTATCGGCAGGCGACGTGACGAAGAAGCTGCAGACGACGATCGCATCGGGCGGCGAGCTGCCGGACGTCATCCGGATTGAAGCGGGGCAGAAAGCGAAGATTTTCGATATGAACGTATTGGAAAACCTCGAAGACGCGCCGTACAACACAGATAAAGGACTGCTCTTTGACTATGACATTAACGCATTCTCAGTAGACGGCCATCTCGTCGCGATACCGGACGACATGAGCATTGCGGGTATTGCCTACCTGAAGCCGCTTGCGAAGCAGTACCTCGGTACCGATGATCCGAAGCAGCTGGAGGCGATGTTCCCGGATTGGAACGCGGTTATTGAGAAGGGCAAGGAAGTCGTCGCCAACAGCGGCGGCAAGGTGAAAATGTTCCCTGGACTCGGCGATGTCAACACGGTGCTGAGAGGTCAGCGTTCCGCCCCGTTCTTCGACGGCGATAAGATGAATACGCCCGTACTCAAGCAGCTGCTCACCGACCTCGTCAACTTCCGCGATTCCGGCATCGTCGACAAGCTGGATCAATGGACACCGGCATGGAACGCAACGTTCGCGCAGTCAAAATATATGTTCGCGATGTCGCCGGTCTGGATGCCGCAATATGTTATCGGAGCGAATGACAAGGCAGATGGCCGCTGGGGTCTGATGGTGCCTCCGTCTGGCGGTTACATTACAGGCGGTTCCTCGCACGGCATTCCGAAGGGCGCGAAGAATGCGGCGCTCGCATGGAAATGGATTCAGTTCACGTCCATGACGCAGGAAGGCGCGACCGCTCAGAAGCAGGACGGCGTGTTCACGCACTTCAAGCCGGCTTATGACGACCCGGCGTTCACGAAGTGGACGTGGCCGAGCTTCGGCGATCAAGATATCGGCGAGAAGTACTTCAAGGATATTTCCGCGACGACAAAGGCCGTTCCGGAGAACGTGAATGATCTTCTGCTGAACGATGTCATGAACATTGTGCTGCAGACGCTGTCCAAGGACAACTCGTTTGGCGTCGACCAGGCGTTCGACAAGATCAAGACGGAGCTTAAGGCGAAGGCGCCGAACATTACATTTGAATAA
- a CDS encoding carbohydrate ABC transporter permease — MMDTAKRKWVPYFFLSPYLLFYMAFGLIPIIFSFYVSLTSWDGISGKKFVGLANYKFLFNGDSYFFKSIGNTLLFIVMTLPLQLIFGLLIATLLYSQYVKWRAFFQLINFLPYIVTPVAVGLMFNLLFDWQAGFVNKVLIHLGIIDEGIYWLGDPVYARLIIVLMMFWKGFGYTMIFFLAGLANIPKDLNEAAQVDGASGFRNFWSITLPLLRPVITFIVITGIIGGFQLLEEPMLLLGGAGMGSSSAVIGGPDRCCLTTVWNMYDTAYGSTTRYGLGAAIAYGLCVIIAVFSFIGVKFQKGEQE, encoded by the coding sequence ATGATGGATACCGCAAAACGCAAATGGGTTCCGTATTTCTTCCTTTCCCCCTACTTGTTGTTCTATATGGCGTTCGGACTCATACCAATTATTTTCTCCTTCTATGTCAGCTTAACGAGCTGGGATGGTATCAGCGGCAAAAAATTCGTCGGCTTGGCTAACTATAAGTTTCTATTCAACGGGGATTCGTACTTCTTCAAATCCATTGGCAATACGCTGCTGTTCATCGTGATGACGCTGCCTTTGCAGCTCATATTTGGGCTTCTAATTGCGACACTGCTCTACAGCCAGTACGTGAAGTGGCGGGCGTTCTTTCAGCTCATTAATTTTCTGCCTTATATCGTGACCCCGGTAGCGGTTGGGTTGATGTTCAATCTGCTGTTTGACTGGCAGGCGGGCTTCGTGAACAAGGTGCTTATTCATCTTGGCATCATTGATGAGGGCATATATTGGCTCGGTGACCCGGTGTACGCGCGCCTTATTATCGTGCTGATGATGTTCTGGAAAGGCTTCGGGTACACGATGATTTTCTTCCTCGCGGGGCTTGCCAACATTCCGAAGGACTTGAACGAAGCTGCGCAGGTCGATGGCGCATCCGGCTTCCGCAACTTCTGGTCAATTACGCTGCCTCTGCTGCGGCCGGTTATTACGTTCATTGTGATTACAGGCATTATCGGCGGGTTTCAGCTGCTCGAGGAACCGATGCTGCTGCTCGGCGGTGCGGGCATGGGCTCCAGCAGTGCGGTTATCGGCGGGCCGGACCGGTGCTGCTTGACGACGGTATGGAACATGTATGATACCGCATACGGAAGCACGACGAGATATGGGCTTGGCGCGGCCATCGCGTATGGGCTATGCGTCATTATTGCGGTATTTTCGTTCATCGGCGTGAAATTCCAGAAGGGGGAACAGGAATGA
- a CDS encoding carbohydrate ABC transporter permease, translated as MNRSLRTTLTTSTIALFSLFALLPFYIMLVMGTYQNEELFQKIVLVPGHYLMENIKTVAESRFDLAYMNSFIVSAASTVVSVFVSCFAGFAFAKHEFKYKKQIFSGVLLTMMIPGQLGLVAFVIEMRYIHVSSTLLPLILPWVANAFGIFWMTQFMKGAIPTEVLESARIDGCSDIGVFFRIVVAFIYPAIATLSLLVFLWSWNNYLLPLIIINKPELFTIPLAITSLGNAYRTDLAAQILGLTLGTIPVLILFIFGSKSFIRGLTAGSVKG; from the coding sequence ATGAATAGATCGCTCCGCACGACGCTCACAACCTCGACGATTGCGCTGTTCTCTTTATTTGCCCTGCTGCCGTTCTACATTATGCTCGTCATGGGCACGTATCAGAATGAGGAGCTTTTTCAGAAAATCGTGCTTGTACCCGGTCACTACCTGATGGAGAACATCAAGACGGTGGCGGAGAGCCGGTTTGACCTCGCGTATATGAACAGCTTCATCGTCTCCGCTGCGAGTACGGTGGTGTCGGTGTTCGTGAGCTGCTTTGCGGGTTTCGCTTTCGCGAAGCATGAGTTCAAGTACAAGAAGCAGATCTTCTCGGGCGTGCTGCTTACGATGATGATACCGGGTCAGCTCGGTCTCGTGGCATTCGTAATTGAGATGCGCTACATCCATGTCTCCAGCACGCTGCTGCCGCTCATTCTGCCATGGGTCGCGAACGCGTTCGGCATCTTCTGGATGACGCAGTTTATGAAGGGGGCGATTCCGACCGAGGTGCTGGAGAGCGCGCGAATCGACGGCTGCTCAGACATCGGCGTGTTCTTTCGCATTGTAGTGGCCTTCATCTATCCGGCGATCGCGACGCTGTCGCTGCTCGTCTTCCTCTGGTCGTGGAATAACTATTTGCTGCCGTTAATTATTATTAACAAGCCGGAGCTGTTCACGATTCCGCTGGCGATCACCTCGCTCGGCAACGCGTACCGTACCGACTTGGCTGCGCAAATTCTCGGGCTGACGCTTGGGACGATCCCCGTTCTGATTCTGTTTATTTTCGGGTCAAAAAGCTTTATTCGCGGGCTGACGGCGGGTTCGGTGAAGGGTTGA
- a CDS encoding DUF6220 domain-containing protein: MKRNFKIIYYVLAWLFAASLFVQVFLAGLAIFDNGDWSMHKSFIHYFEFTPIIMIIFAALGRMGWRTITLSAVLYLFIIFQYISVNLDARALAAIHPVTALLLLWTILHLIRRSKPWKQLA, encoded by the coding sequence ATGAAACGCAATTTCAAAATCATCTATTATGTGCTGGCCTGGTTATTCGCCGCATCCCTGTTCGTTCAGGTCTTCCTCGCCGGTCTTGCCATCTTCGATAACGGCGACTGGTCGATGCATAAGTCCTTCATTCATTATTTTGAATTCACGCCTATCATCATGATTATCTTCGCCGCGCTCGGCCGCATGGGCTGGCGGACAATCACGTTGTCGGCCGTGTTGTACTTATTTATTATTTTCCAATACATTTCGGTTAATCTGGATGCGCGAGCACTCGCTGCGATTCATCCGGTAACCGCGCTTCTGCTGCTGTGGACCATTCTGCATCTGATCCGCCGCTCGAAACCTTGGAAGCAGCTTGCATAA
- a CDS encoding response regulator transcription factor, with protein MKKRILIIEDDPVIAEVQKDYLEASGFTADIASHGDKGLALALQGEYDLLLLDLMLPGMDGYEVCRRVREASNLPILIVSAKKEEVDKIRGFGLGADDYILKPFGLGELVARVKAHLARYDRLVGSGEWRRDELTLHGIRIERQSHRVYVNETEVAFTAKEYDLLLFLVSNPNRVFRKEELFERIWGLDALGDHATVTVHISKLREKIERDPSAPQYIETIWGVGYRFNL; from the coding sequence GTGAAGAAACGGATATTGATTATCGAGGATGACCCCGTCATTGCCGAGGTGCAAAAGGATTATCTAGAAGCGAGCGGCTTCACGGCGGATATTGCAAGCCACGGCGACAAAGGGCTCGCGCTTGCGCTCCAAGGCGAGTACGATCTGCTGCTGCTCGACCTTATGCTGCCGGGCATGGACGGCTATGAAGTATGCCGGAGAGTACGCGAAGCAAGCAATCTGCCGATTCTGATTGTCTCCGCGAAGAAAGAGGAAGTGGACAAAATCCGCGGCTTCGGGCTCGGAGCCGACGATTATATTCTGAAGCCGTTCGGACTTGGCGAGCTTGTCGCACGGGTGAAAGCACATCTGGCGCGGTATGACCGGCTCGTCGGCAGCGGCGAATGGCGGCGGGATGAGCTTACCTTGCATGGCATCCGCATCGAACGGCAGTCGCACCGCGTCTACGTGAACGAGACGGAGGTTGCTTTTACAGCCAAAGAATACGACCTGCTGCTCTTCCTCGTCAGCAATCCGAACCGCGTCTTCCGCAAGGAGGAGCTGTTCGAGCGGATATGGGGGCTCGATGCGCTTGGCGATCATGCGACCGTCACCGTCCATATTAGCAAGCTGCGGGAGAAGATTGAACGCGACCCGTCCGCTCCGCAATATATCGAGACGATCTGGGGCGTCGGCTACCGCTTCAATCTATAG
- a CDS encoding sensor histidine kinase, which yields MSIRKKLVLSYIAMIAIPALLLVLTVLLAASAFMRDTSTEADGGKSRVPFASVRNLFDGRNEVKAGLRFVTQHDPQLLGDAAFLQETEAELAKADAGLLILSSGGRVVYASQGLNADELARQLAEDKSNSKDNRDAEWGPPWQRGGGSSRLSLSQIAYTAADGQPGTVVIVSDMKPVVRFFSRFVPTVLLTLVGTLILTNGLLTYFVSRSIIKPLYALKDAASQIREGNLEHKLQLQPLNRQDEIGQLSRSFEEMRVRLQASIGAQLQLEQSRKELLANISHDLKTPITGIQGCIECLQGGVADTEEKRGKYLDMIASKTSDMNRMIEELLLYSTLDIGKLPFNWEQLDAAAYMQMTVDELRQDPRMAGIALVYESSGEPAWIRADREKLNRALLNIVGNSLAHMEQEPRELRFALLADSEANATVAIRITDNGTGIPAEALPFVFDQFYRAEQSRRTAAGSSGLGLSIVKQIIEEHGGTVEARSAAGQGTSITMKLPLIRAGADHEMPRGDLL from the coding sequence ATGTCGATCCGAAAAAAACTCGTGCTCTCCTATATCGCCATGATTGCGATTCCGGCGCTGCTGCTTGTCCTTACTGTGCTGCTCGCAGCAAGCGCGTTCATGCGGGATACCAGCACGGAGGCGGATGGCGGCAAAAGCCGTGTACCGTTCGCGTCGGTTCGCAATCTGTTCGACGGGCGGAACGAAGTCAAGGCAGGGCTGCGGTTCGTCACCCAGCATGATCCTCAGCTGCTTGGGGATGCCGCTTTCCTCCAAGAGACGGAGGCGGAGCTGGCGAAAGCCGATGCCGGTCTTCTCATCTTGAGCAGCGGCGGGAGAGTTGTATATGCTTCGCAAGGCTTGAATGCAGATGAGCTTGCAAGGCAGCTCGCAGAGGATAAAAGCAATAGTAAGGACAATCGAGATGCCGAGTGGGGTCCTCCTTGGCAGCGTGGCGGCGGCTCCAGCAGGCTTAGCCTAAGCCAGATCGCTTACACTGCGGCAGATGGACAGCCCGGTACGGTCGTTATTGTATCGGACATGAAGCCTGTCGTCCGTTTCTTCAGCCGTTTCGTCCCAACCGTACTGCTAACGCTCGTTGGCACGCTCATCTTGACGAATGGCCTGTTAACTTACTTCGTATCGCGCAGCATTATCAAACCGCTCTATGCCTTGAAGGACGCGGCAAGCCAAATCCGCGAGGGCAACCTGGAGCACAAGCTGCAGCTGCAGCCGCTTAATCGGCAGGATGAGATCGGCCAGCTCAGCCGGTCATTCGAGGAGATGCGGGTGAGGCTGCAAGCCTCCATCGGCGCACAGCTGCAGCTGGAGCAGAGCCGCAAGGAGCTGCTCGCGAACATTTCACATGATTTGAAGACGCCGATCACCGGCATTCAGGGCTGCATCGAGTGCTTACAAGGCGGCGTGGCAGACACGGAAGAGAAACGCGGCAAGTACTTAGATATGATCGCGAGCAAGACGAGCGACATGAACCGGATGATTGAGGAGCTGCTGCTCTACTCGACCCTTGATATCGGTAAGCTGCCGTTCAATTGGGAGCAGCTTGATGCCGCGGCCTATATGCAGATGACCGTCGATGAGCTGCGCCAAGATCCTCGCATGGCGGGTATCGCGCTGGTATACGAGAGCAGCGGCGAGCCCGCATGGATTCGGGCGGATCGCGAGAAGCTAAACCGCGCGCTGCTCAATATCGTCGGCAACAGCCTGGCTCATATGGAACAAGAGCCGCGCGAGCTTCGATTTGCGCTGCTTGCAGACAGCGAGGCAAATGCCACAGTCGCGATACGCATCACCGACAATGGCACCGGCATTCCGGCCGAAGCGCTGCCGTTCGTGTTCGATCAGTTCTACCGCGCGGAGCAATCGCGCCGTACAGCTGCCGGAAGCAGCGGGCTCGGGCTTAGCATCGTGAAGCAAATTATTGAGGAGCATGGCGGAACGGTTGAGGCGCGAAGCGCGGCCGGTCAGGGAACAAGCATTACGATGAAGCTGCCCCTCATTCGTGCAGGCGCAGATCATGAAATGCCGAGAGGAGACCTTCTGTGA